From Elaeis guineensis isolate ETL-2024a chromosome 16, EG11, whole genome shotgun sequence, a single genomic window includes:
- the LOC105059661 gene encoding LOW QUALITY PROTEIN: aspartyl protease family protein 1 (The sequence of the model RefSeq protein was modified relative to this genomic sequence to represent the inferred CDS: inserted 1 base in 1 codon): MASSPSLLLLLLFAAAGVFLALAGPAAGATLGLDFHHRFSDRVRRWAEAHGGLPGGWWPQKGSVEYYAALAHHDRALHGRILAGGSDPDEELYFADGNATVRIGSLGFLHYAIVALGSPNVTFLVALDTGSDLFWLPCDCRSCAPTSSPGYGEIKFDIYNASQSSTSQKVPCNSSFCELKSSCSAATSSCPYVVTYVSDNTSSSGVLVEDILYFKTEETIPKVVKAPIVFGCGQVQTGAFLDSAAPNGLFGLGMDKVSVPSVLASKGYASNSFSMCFGSDGMGRIYFGDTGSSDQGETPFDVNHSHPTYNISLIGMEVGNSSIDVNSSAIVDSGTSFTCLADPMYTKLSESFHAQVRENRHESDPGIPFEYCYGLSRNQNSILLPKINLTTKGGSQFPINDPIIVISSEQSSFYCLGIVKSSQLNIIGQNFMTGLRIVFDRERLVLGWKESDCYEAEDSSTLPVNRNQXRNRSYTWFGTKQLQPGSRKAGGEHYSDHSVETLHQPFITSELHEEYLLDIDRALFGHSMIIFIPGCFQLLIEFSRPQTIACIG, encoded by the exons ATGGcttcctctccttctcttcttcttcttcttctcttcgccGCAGCCGGCGTCTTCCTGGCACTTGCCGGGCCCGCCGCTGGCGCCACCCTTGGGCTCGACTTCCACCACCGCTTCTCCGACCGCGTGCGGCGGTGGGCGGAGGCCCACGGCGGGCTCCCTGGTGGCTGGTGGCCCCAGAAGGGCTCGGTCGAGTACTACGCCGCCCTCGCCCACCACGACCGTGCCCTCCACGGCCGTATCCTTGCCGGTGGCAGCGACCCCGACGAGGAGCTCTACTTCGCTGATGGCAACGCCACCGTCCGCATCGGCAGCCTGGGATT CTTGCATTACGCGATTGTGGCGTTGGGGTCGCCGAACGTGACGTTTCTGGTGGCGCTGGACACGGGGAGCGATCTATTTTGGTTGCCCTGTGATTGCCGTAGCTGCGCTCCGACTTCTTCACCTGGTTACGGA GAAATCAAGTTCGACATCTACAACGCCTCTCAGTCATCAACAAGCCAAAAGGTTCCTTGCAATAGCAGTTTCTGTGAGCTGAAAAGCTCATGCTCTGCAGCAACTAGCAGTTGCCCTTATGTAGTTACGTATGTTTCTGATAACACTTCATCTTCTGGGGTCTTAGTCGAGGACATTTTATACTTTAAAACAGAGGAGACTATTCCAAAAGTTGTTAAAGCACCAATTGTGTTCGG CTGTGGACAGGTTCAGACTGGTGCATTTCTGGATAGTGCAGCTCCTAACGGTCTGTTTGGGCTTGGTATGGACAAGGTATCTGTTCCTAGTGTTTTGGCAAGTAAAGGATATGCTTCGAATTCCTTCTCCATGTGCTTCGGAAGTGATGGTATGGGAAGAATCTATTTTGGAGATACAGGTAGCTCAGACCAGGGAGAAACTCCATTCGATGTTAATCACAGCCA CCCAACATACAATATCAGCTTAATTGGAATGGAAGTAGGGAATAGTTCGATTGACGTGAATTCTAGTGCTATTGTCGACTCTGGTACCTCCTTCACATGTTTGGCTGATCCAATGTATACTAAGCTCTCTGAAAGT TTTCATGCACAGGTACGAGAGAACAGGCACGAATCTGATCCGGGTATCCCGTTTGAGTATTGCTATGGTTTGAG TCGCAATCAAAATTCAATCCTGCTACCTAAAATAAATCTTACGACAAAAGGTGGAAGCCAGTTTcctataaatgatccaataattgtCATTAGCAGTGAG CAAAGCAGTTTTTATTGTCTAGGTATCGTCAAGAGTAGCCAACTGAATATTATTGGGC AAAATTTTATGACGGGCCTCCGCATTGTCTTTGATCGTGAGAGACTGGTCTTAGGGTGGAAGGAGTCTGATT GTTATGAAGCTGAGGATTCCAGCACTCTCCCTGTTAACCGAAACC TCCGCAATCGCTCCTACACCTGGTTCGGGACCAAGCAGTTACAACCCGGAAGCCGCAAAGCAGGGGGGGAACACTACTCAGATCACAGTGTTGAGACCCTCCACCAGCCATTCATCACATCTGAACTccatgaagagtatcttcttgatatcGATCGTGCTCTCTTTGGCCATTCAATGATTATTTTCATCCCAGGTTGCTTTCAGCTTCTTATCGAGTTTTCTCGCCCACAGACTATAGCATGCATTGGTTGA